The following coding sequences are from one Formosa haliotis window:
- a CDS encoding DEAD/DEAH box helicase, which yields MSVTATELAERNAGKDLYSYQRGAINKIFKCFEEAPEDYHLLYQLPTGGGKTVIFSEIVRQYLKHHNKKVLVMTHRIELCKQTSGMLTEFGVSNKVIHSKANLDDQADYSCFVAMVETLNNRLNDDKLDISDIGLVIIDEAHYNSFTKLFKFFEKSFILGVTATPLSSNIKLPMNDNYNELIVGESIQSLIENEFLARAEVYSYNVGLTSLVVGANGDYTVKSSEDLYTNSDMLGKLIQAYEERSKGKKTLIFNNGINTSLHVYDTFRAAGYPVAHLDNTNTKKERKKILKWFKETPDAILTSVSILTTGFDEPTVDSIILNRATKSLTLYYQMIGRGSRILKNKSTFNVIDLGNNFHRFGPWGADLDWQKIFRSPNFYLDGILSDDELEENFRYEMPDDLRAEFKKSNSVYFDVKKTYIDSIRKGESSKVVLERSIRHHAYICTENSEDMYDALALAKLLGDDIDYRIQRYTKCISKSTFNFVEWLRDDYRKKLRAYIRENFDELFEEINGFPPED from the coding sequence ATGTCAGTTACAGCTACAGAATTAGCAGAAAGAAACGCCGGAAAAGATTTATATAGTTACCAACGTGGAGCCATAAACAAAATATTTAAATGTTTTGAAGAAGCACCAGAAGACTATCATTTATTATATCAATTACCAACCGGAGGTGGGAAAACTGTAATCTTTTCTGAAATTGTTAGACAATACCTAAAACATCATAATAAAAAGGTGCTTGTAATGACGCACCGTATCGAATTATGTAAACAAACTTCGGGAATGTTAACCGAGTTTGGAGTGTCTAATAAAGTGATTCACAGTAAAGCAAACCTCGACGACCAAGCCGATTACAGTTGCTTTGTTGCCATGGTTGAAACCTTAAATAACAGGTTAAATGATGACAAACTAGATATTTCTGATATCGGTTTAGTTATTATTGATGAGGCCCACTATAACTCCTTTACTAAACTGTTTAAATTTTTTGAAAAATCATTCATTTTAGGGGTTACAGCGACGCCTTTAAGTTCGAATATTAAATTACCAATGAATGATAACTACAACGAATTAATCGTTGGAGAATCTATTCAATCCTTAATAGAAAACGAATTTTTGGCACGCGCAGAAGTTTACTCTTACAATGTAGGGTTAACCTCTTTAGTTGTTGGAGCCAATGGTGATTATACCGTAAAATCGTCTGAAGATTTATATACCAATAGCGATATGCTTGGTAAATTAATTCAGGCTTACGAAGAGCGTTCAAAAGGTAAGAAAACCTTAATCTTTAATAATGGTATTAATACCTCGCTTCATGTGTACGATACCTTTAGGGCGGCAGGATATCCTGTGGCACACCTGGACAATACAAATACCAAAAAAGAGCGTAAAAAAATATTAAAATGGTTTAAAGAAACTCCAGATGCGATCCTTACTTCTGTAAGTATTTTAACGACAGGTTTCGATGAGCCAACGGTAGATTCTATTATTCTTAACCGTGCCACAAAATCACTAACATTATATTACCAAATGATTGGTCGTGGATCTCGTATTTTAAAAAATAAATCGACATTTAATGTAATTGATTTAGGAAATAACTTCCATCGTTTTGGCCCTTGGGGAGCAGATTTAGATTGGCAAAAAATATTTAGATCTCCAAACTTCTATTTGGATGGTATTTTAAGTGATGACGAATTAGAAGAGAATTTTAGATATGAAATGCCTGACGATTTACGTGCAGAATTTAAAAAATCTAATTCGGTGTACTTCGATGTTAAAAAGACCTATATAGATTCTATAAGAAAAGGAGAATCGTCAAAAGTGGTTTTAGAACGTTCTATCCGTCATCATGCTTATATCTGTACAGAAAATAGTGAAGATATGTATGATGCCTTGGCATTGGCGAAATTATTGGGCGATGATATAGATTACAGAATTCAACGTTATACCAAATGCATAAGTAAAAGTACATTCAATTTTGTAGAATGGTTACGCGACGATTACCGAAAAAAATTAAGAGCTTATATTCGTGAGAATTTTGATGAGTTGTTTGAAGAAATTAACGGATTTCCACCAGAAGATTAG
- the ccsA gene encoding cytochrome c biogenesis protein CcsA, producing the protein MNKLLRILFSPAIALVLLLIFAVSMAAATFIENDFSTQTARTLIYNAWWFEMVMLLLSLNFIANIFKYKLYRKGKIPVLLFHIAFVIIIIGAAITRFTAYEGIMRIREGATSNTIVSDRNFIQLHASTDSTVALNAKKEIYFSPLKDNSFTLEESLQDHDIEVSFKDFIADAKLDLKEVETGGENILQIVVSEGEGRENRLLKKGDVTRVGMHRHEITFDNELPEALNIREGVNGLEIKAPHDLSFFIMAEEKAGSLTPNVWHPMTLRTLYRMGDIAVVPMVHHKSAAMGWVTGSEKPKDNKDNIDDIVVLDVTVDGKTEEMELLYRHGFLPIAETKTINGVNVTVSYGATPILTPFTIKLDDFELERYPGSTSPSSYSSDITVENKAKNEAFSYKIYMNNVLDYGGYRFFQASYDTDEKGTVLAVNHDMPGTIVTYIGYFLMSLGMLWTLFGKGSRFALIQRKLKKLKKQKVITALLLLCTLSVMQANNIDKKTDSLAKTQIIDKHHASLFGRLMVQDLDGRIKPINSLASEFLRKISRRPYYKSESVRLDANQTFLALHANPEVWSLIPLIKIDPEKGGTIYKDLEQTSDHLVAFSQFIKNDGDYLLEQAVAEANTKKPAERSEFDKEMLKVDERFNILYNVFSGNYLKIFPLKDDPTKTWYSYSHDFKNFSAEDADFAKGILPIYFRDIYNAKSSGDWVPAENDLAYIKKYQEVLAPEIMPSSQHLEAELWYNELNAYFWLFQAYWTLGFVLLVIAISRIFSTKKYINTIFNVLVVITLVAFIIHTGNLALRWYVAQHAPWSNGYEMITFVAWSIMLFGIIFYKKSDFALPLATLFAGTLLFVSYLDWLSPEITNLMPVLKSYWLKIHVATIISSYAPLALSALLGFMAMLLIIFKTKKNAEQIDIRIKELTYINELSMTIGLFVLSIGTFLGGVWANESWGRYWAWDPKETWALISIIVYAIVLHLHFVPKLNNRYVLNMVSVFAFFSIIMTSFGVNYYLSGLHSYATGDPVPIPKFVYVLVAIVCIISVVAYFKYNSFRAKSKSKN; encoded by the coding sequence ATGAATAAATTACTCCGAATTCTTTTTTCACCTGCAATAGCCTTAGTTTTATTACTCATTTTTGCTGTTTCCATGGCAGCAGCTACATTTATAGAAAACGATTTTAGCACGCAAACCGCAAGAACATTAATTTATAATGCTTGGTGGTTCGAAATGGTCATGCTGTTACTATCTCTAAATTTTATTGCAAATATTTTCAAATATAAATTATACCGTAAAGGTAAAATTCCGGTATTACTATTTCATATCGCTTTTGTTATTATCATTATTGGTGCAGCAATTACCCGTTTTACTGCTTACGAGGGGATCATGAGGATTAGAGAAGGAGCAACATCTAACACCATTGTTTCCGATAGAAATTTTATTCAATTGCATGCAAGCACAGATAGTACAGTCGCATTAAATGCCAAAAAAGAAATCTATTTTTCGCCGTTAAAGGATAATAGTTTCACGCTTGAAGAAAGTCTTCAAGACCATGACATTGAAGTGTCGTTTAAAGATTTTATTGCCGATGCTAAATTAGATTTAAAAGAAGTTGAAACCGGTGGTGAAAATATTTTACAAATTGTAGTCTCTGAAGGTGAAGGTAGAGAAAATCGTTTACTAAAGAAAGGGGATGTTACACGAGTAGGGATGCACCGTCATGAAATTACATTTGATAATGAATTACCTGAAGCCTTAAACATTAGGGAAGGTGTAAATGGCTTAGAAATTAAAGCACCTCACGACTTAAGCTTTTTTATTATGGCCGAAGAGAAAGCTGGAAGTTTAACTCCAAACGTTTGGCATCCTATGACGCTAAGAACGCTTTATCGTATGGGAGATATAGCTGTTGTTCCTATGGTGCATCATAAAAGTGCTGCTATGGGTTGGGTAACAGGTTCTGAAAAACCAAAAGATAATAAGGATAATATTGATGACATTGTTGTGCTAGATGTAACGGTCGATGGGAAAACCGAAGAAATGGAATTGTTATATCGCCATGGTTTTCTACCCATTGCAGAAACAAAAACTATTAATGGAGTTAACGTTACTGTGTCTTACGGTGCAACTCCAATCCTAACGCCTTTTACCATAAAGTTAGATGATTTTGAATTAGAACGTTATCCAGGTTCTACCAGTCCGTCATCATATTCCAGTGATATTACAGTTGAAAACAAAGCTAAAAACGAAGCCTTTTCGTATAAAATTTATATGAATAACGTTTTAGATTATGGTGGTTACAGGTTTTTTCAAGCGTCTTATGATACCGATGAGAAAGGAACTGTTTTAGCTGTAAATCATGATATGCCAGGTACTATAGTAACGTATATCGGTTATTTTTTAATGAGTCTTGGGATGCTTTGGACATTATTCGGAAAAGGGTCGCGTTTTGCCTTAATTCAGCGAAAATTGAAGAAATTGAAAAAACAAAAGGTAATAACAGCCTTGCTTTTATTGTGTACATTAAGTGTAATGCAAGCTAATAATATCGATAAAAAAACAGATAGTCTTGCAAAAACACAAATTATAGATAAACACCATGCCTCGTTATTTGGTCGATTAATGGTACAGGATTTAGACGGACGGATAAAGCCTATTAATTCTTTAGCTTCAGAATTTTTAAGAAAAATTTCACGACGCCCGTATTATAAATCAGAAAGTGTACGATTAGATGCCAATCAAACATTCTTAGCTTTACATGCTAATCCCGAGGTTTGGTCACTAATTCCATTAATAAAAATAGACCCAGAAAAGGGTGGGACGATCTATAAAGATCTGGAACAAACTTCCGATCATTTAGTGGCTTTTAGTCAGTTTATTAAAAATGATGGCGACTATTTATTAGAACAAGCTGTTGCCGAAGCGAATACTAAAAAACCAGCCGAGCGCAGTGAATTCGATAAAGAAATGCTTAAAGTAGACGAGCGATTCAATATTTTATACAATGTGTTTTCTGGTAACTATTTAAAAATTTTTCCGCTTAAAGACGATCCTACAAAAACATGGTATAGTTATTCGCACGATTTTAAAAATTTCTCTGCTGAAGATGCCGATTTTGCAAAAGGCATTTTACCGATATATTTTAGAGATATTTATAATGCGAAATCAAGTGGAGATTGGGTACCTGCAGAAAACGATTTAGCTTATATCAAGAAATATCAAGAAGTGCTTGCCCCAGAAATAATGCCAAGTAGTCAACACCTAGAAGCAGAATTATGGTATAACGAGCTAAATGCTTATTTCTGGTTGTTTCAAGCCTATTGGACTCTTGGATTTGTTTTACTTGTAATAGCCATTTCTCGAATTTTTTCAACAAAAAAATACATCAATACCATATTTAATGTGTTGGTTGTTATTACGCTGGTCGCCTTTATTATACATACCGGAAACTTGGCTTTACGTTGGTATGTGGCCCAACATGCGCCTTGGAGTAACGGTTACGAAATGATTACGTTTGTGGCGTGGTCCATTATGTTATTTGGTATTATTTTTTATAAAAAATCTGATTTTGCTTTACCCTTAGCTACACTATTTGCGGGAACCTTATTATTTGTAAGTTATTTAGATTGGCTTAGTCCAGAAATCACCAATTTAATGCCTGTACTTAAATCGTATTGGTTAAAAATTCATGTAGCCACAATTATTAGTAGTTATGCGCCTTTAGCATTATCGGCCTTATTAGGATTTATGGCCATGTTACTTATAATTTTTAAAACTAAAAAGAATGCAGAACAAATAGATATTAGAATAAAAGAATTGACTTATATCAATGAGCTTTCCATGACCATAGGATTATTTGTTTTATCTATAGGAACCTTTTTAGGAGGTGTTTGGGCAAATGAATCTTGGGGACGCTATTGGGCTTGGGATCCAAAGGAAACTTGGGCGTTAATAAGTATAATCGTGTATGCCATCGTTTTACACTTACATTTTGTTCCAAAACTTAATAACCGCTATGTTTTAAATATGGTGAGTGTTTTTGCCTTTTTCTCGATTATAATGACCTCATTTGGAGTAAATTATTATTTATCGGGTTTACATTCTTATGCGACCGGAGATCCTGTACCAATTCCAAAATTTGTATATGTTTTAGTAGCCATAGTTTGTATTATTAGTGTTGTGGCTTATTTTAAATACAATAGTTTTAGAGCCAAATCTAAAAGTAAAAACTAG